In a genomic window of Cydia fagiglandana chromosome 8, ilCydFagi1.1, whole genome shotgun sequence:
- the LOC134666760 gene encoding sorting nexin lst-4, protein MAQVQALYDFTGEPGTTEMSITAGEVLTLLNTEIGEGWWEGQNAHGQTGLFPAAYVKKLDDPVSTQTKTAPAAPRYDQANDDWSDTNYQRNPSQEDGWDDDWDDDTYSEIGPSAQQQKQYSHQTPLAPLPGMPINEYNQNIDDTASTFNATVGTVRKNKFAPSSKVSGESYLLATLNVEVPDSEKVYIVQNEEGYVWSPITQPYYVTVASPKKESKFKGIKSFIAYQLTPSFNNIQVSRRYKHFDWLHERLQEKFTLIPIPPLPDKQISGRYDEQLIERRRVQLQEFVDWMCKHPVLSKCEVWQHFLTCTDEKRWKAGKRQAEKDILIGLNYCISLVVPEKALLQSQVDQITEQSHTFFASMDSSVKFLTNMSVAQSKKFQSQYKIDCQKVGEAFYNLGNALSLDEGSVVSTSKLTSAIKMTGGAYIEIGRMYDEQPKYDWDPLGDKFHLYKGIVGSFPDALANHKGAVAKKRECEKLTAEHKMEVAQLNEVLRRTDVISYALLAEINHFKAERTIDLKATMQKFLTQQITFYKKIVDKLESTLQQFDD, encoded by the coding sequence ATGGCCCAAGTACAAGCATTATATGACTTCACTGGTGAACCAGGCACCACTGAGATGTCCATCACCGCAGGAGAAGTGCTGACACTGCTGAACACGGAAATCGGTGAAGGCTGGTGGGAAGGCCAGAATGCTCATGGTCAGACAGGCCTCTTTCCGGCCGCTTATGTGAAAAAGCTGGATGACCCAGTATCCACACAAACTAAAACCGCTCCAGCCGCACCAAGGTATGACCAAGCAAATGATGACTGGAGTGACACTAACTACCAACGCAACCCTTCACAAGAAGATGGTTGGGATGATGACTGGGATGATGATACATACTCTGAAATTGGTCCTAGTGCACAGCAACAGAAACAGTATAGCCATCAGACACCCCTGGCACCTCTTCCTGGCATGCCCATTAACGAGTACAATCAGAATATTGATGATACTGCATCTACCTTCAACGCAACAGTAGGAActgtaagaaaaaataaatttgcacCATCATCAAAAGTTAGTGGTGAAAGCTACCTTCTGGCAACTCTTAATGTGGAAGTGCCTGACTCTGAAAAGGTATACATAGTACAAAATGAAGAAGGATATGTGTGGTCTCCTATCACTCAACCCTACTATGTCACTGTGGCTTCTCCAAAAAAGGAGTCAAAATTCAAAGGAATAAAAAGTTTCATTGCATACCAATTAACTCCTTCATTTAATAATATTCAAGTGTCCAGAAGGTATAAACACTTTGACTGGCTTCATGAAAGATTGCAGGAGAAATTCACACTCATCCCTATCCCACCTCTGCCCGACAAGCAGATCTCCGGCAGGTATGATGAGCAGCTAATTGAGCGTAGAAGAGTACAGCTACAAGAGTTTGTAGACTGGATGTGCAAGCATCCTGTGCTCTCCAAATGTGAAGTCTGGCAACACTTCCTCACATGCACCGATGAGAAGCGCTGGAAAGCTGGCAAAAGACAGGCAGAGAAAGATATTTTGATAGGCCTCAATTACTGCATATCACTAGTCGTCCCAGAAAAAGCTTTGTTACAGTCCCAAGTAGACCAGATAACAGAACAGTCCCACACTTTTTTTGCTAGTATGGATTCGTCTGTCAAATTTCTTACAAATATGAGTGTTGCACAAAGCAAAAAATTCCAGAGTCAGTATAAGATTGATTGTCAGAAAGTGGGAGAAGCATTTTACAATTTGGGTAATGCACTTAGTTTGGATGAAGGATCAGTAGTTTCTACCTCCAAACTGACATCTGCTATAAAAATGACTGGTGGAGCTTACATAGAGATTGGTAGAATGTATGATGAGCAACCTAAATATGATTGGGACCCATTAGGTGACAAATTCCACCTATACAAAGGTATCGTCGGCAGCTTCCCCGATGCGTTAGCCAATCACAAGGGAGCAGTCGCAAAGAAACGTGAATGCGAAAAACTTACTGCAGAACACAAAATGGAAGTTGCGCAGCTCAATGAAGTATTAAGAAGGACTGATGTTATTTCATATGCGCTTCTTGCCGAGATCAATCATTTTAAAGCAGAAAGGACAATAGACTTGAAGGCCACGATGCAAAAATTCTTGACACAACAGATCACATTTTACAAAAAGATTGTTGATAAGTTAGAGAGCACATTGCAGCAGTTTGATGATTAG